From a region of the Flavobacterium sediminilitoris genome:
- a CDS encoding T9SS type A sorting domain-containing protein has protein sequence MKHYYISLLFIICFTFPTWSQEYKEMIIKSTYSVQEIQAKAEEHFAIVGKERGKGYKPYKRWEYNALRNMDESGHLKSPDFYYSELERYNRYRNNNNVLARNNQGGWEELGPTYWDDTSGWNPGVGRITSVSVESNNTNHIIVGGASGGVWKTIDGGANWTVLTDNMSNLIVSSLTINPLDNTNYFWGSSNGTIFTSTDSGSTWTLLSDTGSGNVNKILIDPTDATKMFCSVQGGGIYKSTDSGVNWTIIHPLATNGYDVEFKPGNTNVIYATGSKFFKSIDGGVTFTTEDDVLSVYQQQYVSGATSWQFATSNLDNSVTPKTGNGLGLFYITDFTNPVTRLIPPAVNLTGATAPKLKFSYTNVNWDDDIDELRVLYKTSVGGTWTVLATYTTEASTWQDITIDLPNQSSEYYVALEGKSNYGRGVTLDDISIVDVTLGTLFENGFESNLPLSTGPKMMGVSPNDPNIVYILEAKNGKFGAFYKSINSGDTFVKLNHGNKNYFGYSSLADDDRGQAPRDMDIAVNPNDANDVHIAGILSWRSTNGGQNFSITSQWVPQDAANQNIGYCHADIDIMEYVGEKLYVGSDGGIFVAENPLVVNSNYFTDLSTGLGIKQFYKIGVSQTSPEVISAGSQDNGSSVYNSLGNWKDWLGADGMESFVDKNNSNILYGTTQQGSLYKSTNQGTSYFGLASPEDKSGNWITPFEQDPIVQNTIYSGYDKVYKSTNGGNSWVSISQLFAGNLDHLKIAPSNNNIMFAAIGGSLYKTIDGGATNWVALNGFAGSINSIAIHPTDANKIAIATTGNQKVYISTDGGTNWTSYLKNLPNFSALALVWTNYQQEGLYVGMNYGVFYIATADPLAEWQPFSNNLPNVQISELEINTANNKIYAGTFGRGLWKSNLFETALSIDNFDALNTITLFPNPATNKVNLKWNENENVTIKIYDASGKLVYYTKDKNLINTFEVNTSSFTSGLYFVNINTIDKFVIKKLIIE, from the coding sequence ATGAAACATTATTACATTAGTTTACTATTTATCATCTGTTTTACCTTTCCCACTTGGTCTCAGGAATATAAAGAGATGATAATAAAATCAACGTATTCAGTTCAAGAAATTCAAGCCAAAGCAGAAGAACATTTTGCAATTGTAGGAAAAGAAAGAGGAAAAGGATATAAACCCTATAAAAGATGGGAATACAACGCATTAAGAAATATGGACGAGAGTGGACACCTTAAATCGCCAGATTTTTATTATAGCGAATTAGAAAGGTATAATAGATACAGAAACAACAACAATGTTTTAGCAAGAAACAATCAAGGAGGTTGGGAAGAACTAGGCCCAACATATTGGGATGATACTAGTGGATGGAATCCAGGAGTTGGAAGAATTACTTCAGTTAGTGTAGAAAGCAATAATACAAACCATATTATTGTAGGAGGAGCTTCTGGAGGAGTATGGAAAACAATAGATGGAGGAGCAAACTGGACTGTTTTAACAGATAACATGTCTAATCTAATCGTTTCCTCTTTAACAATTAACCCTTTAGATAATACTAATTATTTTTGGGGATCTTCAAACGGAACTATTTTTACTTCTACAGATTCAGGAAGCACATGGACTTTATTATCAGACACAGGTTCGGGTAATGTTAATAAAATATTGATAGACCCTACAGATGCCACAAAAATGTTTTGTAGTGTTCAAGGAGGAGGAATCTATAAGTCAACAGATTCGGGAGTAAATTGGACAATAATTCACCCTTTGGCGACTAACGGATATGATGTAGAATTTAAACCGGGTAATACAAATGTTATTTATGCAACAGGGAGTAAATTCTTTAAATCTATAGATGGAGGAGTAACTTTTACAACAGAAGATGATGTATTAAGTGTTTATCAACAACAATATGTATCTGGAGCAACGAGTTGGCAATTTGCTACTTCAAATTTAGATAATAGTGTAACACCAAAAACAGGAAATGGTTTAGGATTATTTTATATAACGGATTTTACTAATCCAGTAACACGTTTAATTCCTCCAGCAGTAAATTTAACAGGAGCTACAGCTCCAAAACTTAAGTTTTCTTATACTAATGTAAATTGGGATGACGATATAGATGAGTTAAGAGTTTTATATAAAACATCTGTAGGAGGAACTTGGACAGTATTAGCAACTTATACTACAGAAGCAAGTACATGGCAAGATATTACCATAGATTTACCAAATCAGTCTTCGGAATACTATGTTGCTCTTGAAGGAAAATCAAATTATGGTAGAGGAGTAACGCTAGATGATATAAGTATTGTTGATGTAACATTAGGAACACTTTTTGAAAATGGTTTTGAGTCAAATTTACCACTTTCAACTGGACCAAAAATGATGGGAGTTTCACCTAATGATCCTAATATAGTATATATCCTAGAAGCTAAAAATGGAAAATTTGGAGCATTTTACAAATCTATAAATAGTGGAGATACATTTGTTAAATTAAACCATGGGAACAAAAATTATTTTGGTTATAGTTCTCTAGCAGATGACGATAGAGGACAAGCACCAAGAGACATGGATATAGCAGTAAATCCTAATGACGCTAATGATGTACATATAGCAGGTATTTTATCTTGGAGATCTACAAATGGAGGTCAAAATTTTAGTATTACATCACAATGGGTTCCTCAAGACGCTGCAAATCAAAATATAGGATATTGTCATGCAGATATTGATATAATGGAATATGTAGGAGAAAAACTATATGTTGGAAGCGATGGAGGTATCTTTGTAGCAGAAAATCCATTAGTGGTAAATAGCAATTATTTTACAGATTTATCAACAGGACTAGGAATCAAACAGTTTTACAAAATTGGAGTTAGTCAAACAAGCCCTGAAGTAATAAGTGCAGGATCACAAGATAATGGATCATCAGTTTATAATAGTTTAGGAAATTGGAAAGATTGGTTAGGAGCAGACGGAATGGAATCTTTCGTAGATAAGAATAATAGTAATATCTTATACGGAACCACTCAACAAGGATCTTTATACAAATCAACAAATCAAGGAACATCTTATTTCGGATTAGCCTCTCCAGAAGATAAATCGGGAAATTGGATTACTCCTTTTGAACAAGACCCAATTGTACAAAACACAATATACTCTGGATACGATAAAGTATATAAATCTACAAATGGAGGCAATAGCTGGGTATCGATTTCTCAACTATTCGCAGGAAATTTAGACCATTTAAAAATTGCACCATCAAATAACAATATTATGTTTGCTGCAATAGGTGGTTCATTATATAAAACTATTGATGGAGGAGCAACAAACTGGGTTGCATTAAACGGTTTCGCAGGAAGCATTAATTCAATAGCAATACATCCTACAGACGCTAACAAAATAGCAATAGCAACAACAGGAAATCAGAAAGTATATATCAGTACAGATGGAGGAACAAACTGGACAAGCTATTTAAAGAACTTACCAAATTTCAGTGCCTTAGCCTTAGTATGGACAAATTATCAACAAGAAGGCTTATATGTAGGAATGAATTACGGTGTATTTTATATTGCAACAGCAGATCCTTTAGCAGAATGGCAACCTTTTAGCAACAATTTACCTAATGTACAAATTAGCGAATTAGAAATAAACACAGCAAATAATAAAATATATGCAGGAACATTTGGAAGAGGATTATGGAAATCAAATCTTTTTGAAACAGCATTGAGTATTGATAACTTTGATGCATTAAACACAATAACACTATTCCCAAATCCAGCAACTAACAAGGTAAACTTAAAATGGAATGAAAACGAAAATGTAACCATAAAAATATATGATGCATCAGGTAAATTAGTGTACTATACTAAAGATAAAAACCTAATAAATACATTTGAAGTAAATACATCTAGTTTTACATCTGGATTATATTTTGTAAACATTAATACTATAGACAAATTCGTGATAAAAAAGCTAATAATAGAATAA